GCGGAAATGGAGGAAGAAATGGCGAATCGTCGAGTGTCGAGTCGGACTCGCAAGGTTGCTTCGAAGATGGCGGCGGCTCTTACAAGCACCGACAATCGAACGCAGGTGCGTTGTTTGATTTCGAAAAGAAAAAAGAACTTCAAATGTCTTTCTAATGGTTTAAATGTAGGCTGCGATTGCACGGCTGGAAGCTTTGGAGAACGATAATGGAGCTGTGGAGGTGGTTGATTTGAACGATGATGGAGAAGCCTCTCTTGACGAAGACGATGATCTCGGTGAATAAACTTATTTTCTCTCTCTGTGATCTGTAGTTCAAGTTTTAATCGTGTTTTGGTTTGTTGCAGGTTACGTGCAGAAGAAGCAACACAAGGGATCAAAGCGTAAAACTCGACAAGCAAAAGCTTTGGAGGCTCGTAAAGCTCATCATAAGTCCTTCACTGAGCTCTTGCAGGAGGTAAAAGTGATTAAAACTCTTTTGTTATTGTTTCTGCAGCTGAGCTCAGCTGATATGGTTTCTCTTTCAGGCGAATTTGGAATCTTTACCGTCGCATGTGCCCACTTACTTGAAAGCAGCCGTGGGACCTCCGAGTTCGTCTTCTCGTCGCCATTTCTGTACAGTCTGTGGGTACATTGCGGGATATAGTTGCTGCTTATGTGGGATGCGGTTTTGTTCTATTCGTTGTCAAAACATTCACAAGGATACTCGTTGTCAGAAGTTTGTTGCATAGGAATCGAGTAGCATTGTACTGAAACATCATCAGTCTCATTGTTTGTGTAATGAATGTGTTGTCAGATGAAATATCACGTTTCTCTCTAAAGTGTTCTTATGATTTTGGAGGATCGAACGTGGGACATCTGTTGTTTAAGCGTTTCCAGTAGCATTCTCTTAGATTCCCCAGCTCTGGAGAAATTCACTAAGGACTCTGTTGCGCCATGACTGTTTTACGTGCTGAATCTACTGTGCTCCATGTTTTCAGTGCTTCAAAGATGCGATGTCCAACCCCTTGATTCTTTGCTAAATTGCTTCTCCATAAGGTCCATAACCATTAGCAGCATATCTGATATTGCATTGCCCTCCATACCACAATCTTATTTTATCAAACCAGCCGGTTTACACCTACCCACAACCCGGTTGGAAACAATAGTAAGCTACCAATGACAGTGAAGTCACAAAGATATACTACACGCCCACGCCACTTTCGGACAAAAAGGCCAAGTCAAAGATAGCGTCTGTCTTGAGGGGTGTTTTGGTCATTGTACAACTTTCTATCCATCCAGTCTTTCTTCCTTCCTTCCTTGGAACTTTCTTCGTCTTCGATTCCTTGCTTCGCCCGTCGATCTCGCTTTGACTCAAGAAGATAAAGAAATCTCTCTACTGCTTCACACCTCTGTTCAAACATGGCAGAGAACGGCGAAGAAAAGCTACTCGCCGTAGCGCGCCGCATAGCCAAGACCCTCGGCCACAACGAGTCCATGGCCGACGACATCCTCCAGATCTTCTCCACCTTCGACGGCAGATTCTCCCGCGAGAAGCTCTCCGAGGACCAACCCTCAGAAGACGGATCCGGAGGAGTCGCCGCCCTCGAGCGAGCTCTGAACTCCCTAGACTCCCAGATCTCCCGCTTCGTCGCCTCCGATCAGCCGATCTGGTCCGATCCCGCCGACTCCGCCGCCTTCCTCGACTCCATCGACGAGCTCGTAACAATCACCAGAGAGTGGAGCCACGCGTC
The DNA window shown above is from Brassica oleracea var. oleracea cultivar TO1000 chromosome C3, BOL, whole genome shotgun sequence and carries:
- the LOC106333282 gene encoding SWR1 complex subunit 6-like, translating into MEEEMANRRVSSRTRKVASKMAAALTSTDNRTQAAIARLEALENDNGAVEVVDLNDDGEASLDEDDDLGYVQKKQHKGSKRKTRQAKALEARKAHHKSFTELLQEANLESLPSHVPTYLKAAVGPPSSSSRRHFCTVCGYIAGYSCCLCGMRFCSIRCQNIHKDTRCQKFVA